A genome region from Magnolia sinica isolate HGM2019 chromosome 8, MsV1, whole genome shotgun sequence includes the following:
- the LOC131253760 gene encoding putative receptor-like protein kinase At3g47110, producing the protein MLEEHSPISSFGMEVPSVSPKLFWSFLLHTTLFLCLIQRSRFARVPTNETDRLALLAFKDRITKDPLNAMSSWNDSLHFCNWRGIRCSVSDQRVTVLNLTSLKLEGSIPPQVGNLTFLNVIHLGGNSFHGEIPQEIGHLFRLQLLDLSYNSLVGKIPSNLTYCSDLQVIDLNFNELVVEIPVQLSSLSNLRRLSLHVNHLVGRIPPWLGNLSSLTQFSLSRNNLQGNIPGDLGRIPNLIALQISQNNLSGTIPFSIYNLSTLLLFSITVNRLHSTLPPDLGIRLPNLQLFYVSANLFTGSIPVSLANASLLEDIYFTNNDFTGSVPMDIGTLQYLLIFSIGGNRLGTGKEDDLKFIDSLTNCSYLEQFGFHNNSFKGMLPNSIANLSTRLHWLAMGFNHLYGRIPEGIRKSRQLNPIESGS; encoded by the coding sequence ATGCTTGAAGAGCACAGCCCAATTTCCTCCTTTGGAATGGAGGTGCCTTCTGTGAGTCCAAAGCTATTTTGGTCATTTCTGCTTCATACAACTCTCTTCTTGTGTCTGATCCAACGGTCCAGATTTGCCCGCGTCCCAACCAACGAAACCGATCGACTGGCTCTGCTTGCCTTCAAGGACCGAATAACCAAAGATCCTCTCAACGCCATGAGCTCATGGaacgattctcttcatttctgcAATTGGCGCGGAATCAGGTGCAGTGTCAGCGATCAGAGGGTCACCGTCCTCAACTTAACGTCCCTCAAATTGGAAGGCTCCATTCCTCCCCAAGTAGGTAACCTCACCTTCCTCAACGTAATCCACCTCGGAGGCAACAGCTTCCACGGCGAAATCCCACAAGAAATAGGACACCTCTTCCGTCTTCAGCTTCTCGATCTCAGTTACAATTCGTTGGTAGgaaaaatcccatccaatctgacctACTGTTCGGACCTCCAAGTTATCGATTTAAATTTCAATGAACTCGTAGTTGAGATTCCTGTCCAGCTTAGCTCTTTATCCAATCTCCGTCGATTGTCTCTTCATGTCAACCATCTCGTCGGAAGAATCCCACCTTGGCTAGGAAACCTTTCATCTCTCACTCAGTTTTCATTATCAAGAAATAACTTACAGGGAAACATCCCAGGTGATTTAGGCCGCATCCCGAATTTAATAGCGCTCCAGATATCTCAAAATAATCTGTCTGGCACAATCCCTTTCTCTATTTACAATCTCTCGACGCTACTTCTATTCTCAATCACAGTGAATCGGCTTCACAGCACACTTCCTCCTGACTTAGGCATCCGTCTTCCTAATCTCCAGTTGTTTTATGTGTCGGCAAACCTGTTCACCGGTTCGATTCCTGTTTCACTAGCCAATGCTTCATTGCTTGAAGATATCTATTTCACCAACAACGATTTTACTGGAAGTGTGCCTATGGATATTGGGACTCTTCAATATCTTCTTATATTCTCTATTGGCGGTAACCGACTTGGAACAGGGAAAGAAGACGACTTGAAATTCATCGATTCGCTTACCAATTGCAGCTACTTGGAACAATTTGGATTTCATAACAATAGTTTCAAAGGCATGCTGCCTAATTCCATAGCCAATTTATCGACCCGGCTCCATTGGCTAGCGATGGGATTCAACCACCTGTATGGAAGGATCCCTGAAGGAATCAGAAAATCTCGTCAGCTTAACCCAATTGAATCTGGATCATAA